From one Paeniglutamicibacter psychrophenolicus genomic stretch:
- a CDS encoding RNA-binding S4 domain-containing protein has product MAKSEAFHLQIRDESIRLGQLLKLASFAEDGFHAKQMIEDGLVKVNGEIETRRGAQIRNGDTVSVNGESITVESA; this is encoded by the coding sequence ATGGCAAAATCCGAAGCATTCCACCTCCAAATCCGCGACGAATCGATCCGACTGGGCCAGCTGCTGAAGCTCGCCTCGTTCGCCGAAGACGGATTCCATGCAAAGCAGATGATTGAAGACGGCCTGGTGAAGGTCAACGGTGAGATCGAAACCCGTCGCGGCGCCCAGATCCGCAACGGCGACACCGTGAGCGTCAACGGCGAATCCATCACCGTCGAGTCGGCATAG
- a CDS encoding alpha/beta hydrolase, translating to MSETSWNPTVIWSRPEAERAGTPLLVLLHGYLSNEEDLMGLAPMLPEEFTVVSVRAPQALGPGYTWFPLMQDLDYSFDAVKKSIADLWEWLEPVSKQHSSVSLLGFSMGMAVATSLLRHQPQAISTVIGLSGFAVPEEGEGFFRDELLKDMKKPMFWGRDQADPVITQDKIEYTHAWATTDVHVTKVLYANMLHSVNAQEMAHVHEFLSHVVLKGASI from the coding sequence GTGAGTGAAACAAGTTGGAACCCCACTGTCATTTGGTCCCGCCCGGAAGCCGAACGTGCCGGCACCCCGCTTTTGGTGCTTCTGCACGGGTACCTGTCCAATGAAGAAGACTTGATGGGCCTGGCCCCCATGCTGCCCGAGGAGTTCACCGTGGTATCGGTGAGGGCGCCCCAGGCCTTGGGCCCCGGATACACCTGGTTCCCGCTGATGCAGGACCTCGACTACTCGTTCGATGCCGTCAAGAAGTCCATTGCCGACCTGTGGGAGTGGTTGGAGCCGGTCTCCAAGCAGCACTCTTCGGTGAGCCTCCTGGGCTTCTCCATGGGCATGGCCGTGGCCACCTCCCTGCTGCGCCACCAGCCCCAGGCTATTTCCACGGTCATTGGCCTGTCCGGATTCGCCGTCCCGGAAGAGGGCGAGGGCTTCTTCCGGGACGAGCTGCTCAAGGACATGAAGAAGCCGATGTTCTGGGGGCGCGACCAGGCCGACCCGGTCATCACCCAGGACAAGATCGAATACACCCACGCCTGGGCAACCACCGACGTGCACGTCACCAAGGTGCTCTATGCGAACATGCTCCACTCGGTCAATGCGCAGGAAATGGCGCACGTCCATGAATTCCTGAGCCACGTCGTGCTCAAGGGCGCCTCGATCTAG
- a CDS encoding SGNH/GDSL hydrolase family protein, whose protein sequence is MSETPSVETAATGSALHPWRRYVALGDSFTEGIGDVDPQSPGGYRGWADRVAEQLSHGIDGFAYANLAIRGRLITQIFDEQAGPALELKPDLISLCAGGNDVIRPGGDPDAIADKLDALMRILATSNATILLFTGPDIRDTPVLGGIRGKVAIYNENVRTIAARYDAVVADMWSLRELHEPRMWADDRLHFSPLGHHTIAAMALDALNVPHDLQHLGPGEVEVKNWREARRDDFIWARTHLAPWVLRRIRHQSSGDGISAKRPLATTFTVQPPNDSLGNGPAI, encoded by the coding sequence ATCAGCGAGACCCCTTCCGTGGAAACAGCCGCCACTGGCTCCGCCCTTCATCCCTGGCGACGCTACGTGGCCCTGGGCGATTCCTTCACGGAGGGCATCGGCGATGTCGACCCACAGAGCCCGGGCGGTTACCGCGGCTGGGCAGACCGTGTGGCCGAACAGCTCAGCCACGGCATTGACGGCTTTGCCTATGCCAACCTGGCCATCCGTGGCCGGCTCATCACCCAGATCTTTGACGAACAGGCCGGCCCGGCCCTCGAGCTTAAGCCCGATCTCATCAGCCTTTGCGCGGGCGGCAACGACGTCATCCGCCCCGGCGGGGACCCTGATGCCATTGCCGACAAGCTCGATGCCTTGATGCGCATCCTGGCGACGTCCAACGCAACCATCCTGCTCTTCACCGGACCCGACATCCGTGACACCCCGGTTCTCGGCGGCATTCGGGGCAAGGTCGCGATCTACAACGAAAACGTCCGCACCATCGCAGCCCGCTACGACGCGGTGGTCGCCGACATGTGGTCCCTGCGCGAATTGCACGAACCGCGGATGTGGGCCGACGACCGCCTTCATTTCTCGCCCCTGGGCCACCACACGATTGCGGCCATGGCCCTTGACGCGCTGAACGTGCCGCACGACCTTCAGCACCTCGGGCCCGGCGAGGTCGAGGTCAAGAACTGGCGCGAAGCCCGGCGCGACGACTTCATTTGGGCACGCACGCATCTGGCCCCCTGGGTCCTGCGCCGCATCCGGCATCAGTCCTCGGGCGATGGAATCTCGGCCAAGCGGCCGCTGGCCACGACGTTCACGGTGCAGCCACCCAACGACTCGCTGGGAAACGGCCCGGCGATTTAG
- a CDS encoding SHOCT domain-containing protein, with product MNLTEDFLVEQESVDFGMVQPDPFGNPNPWNDLVVGFGVFGVLFAIAFVAMIGFIVFVVVRNYKASKNAGLDPFTLQTELAVRAAKSQMLAPRQSREQRLAELEDLLARRVITPEEYQQARMKILTED from the coding sequence ATGAACCTCACCGAGGATTTCCTGGTCGAGCAGGAATCTGTCGACTTTGGCATGGTGCAACCCGACCCCTTCGGAAACCCAAACCCGTGGAACGACCTGGTGGTTGGATTCGGTGTTTTCGGCGTGCTCTTCGCGATCGCCTTTGTGGCGATGATCGGATTCATCGTCTTCGTGGTCGTCCGGAATTACAAGGCCAGCAAGAACGCGGGCCTGGATCCCTTCACGCTGCAAACCGAACTGGCGGTCCGCGCCGCAAAGTCGCAAATGCTGGCACCCCGGCAAAGCCGCGAACAACGCCTGGCCGAGCTCGAGGACCTGCTGGCCCGCCGGGTGATCACGCCCGAGGAATACCAACAGGCACGGATGAAGATCCTGACCGAGGACTGA
- the metX gene encoding homoserine O-acetyltransferase MetX, whose product MSVETNVVLYDAETAAALDQAPDGILRHLPTGPYTFETGATLPQIVLGYETWGTLNAEATNAVYIAHALTGDSHVARGASTEPGWWDGFVGPGKTVDTNRYFVVAANMVGGCSGSTGPASLDPQGVPWGSRFPFTTIKDSVRLEARLADALGIKAWHTVLGGSMGGARALEWAVEFPERVRNCVVVAATAESSAEQIAFAQAQSAAIRLDPDFAGGDYYANERVPSAGLGIARRIAHITYRTAAELDVRFGRAPQGSEQPVASAGLDRGRYQVESYLDHQADKLVGRFDANSYLVLTEALMSHDVGRGHGSLRDALGRLEGVNFLVGAVDSDRLYWPEQSELLAKTLPNPCEVRYITSPIGHDGFLTDIEQLSEPLKREIFS is encoded by the coding sequence GTGAGCGTGGAGACCAACGTGGTGCTCTACGACGCAGAAACCGCCGCGGCGCTGGACCAGGCGCCGGACGGAATCCTGCGGCACTTGCCTACCGGGCCCTACACCTTCGAAACCGGTGCGACGCTCCCGCAGATCGTGCTGGGGTATGAAACCTGGGGCACGCTGAACGCCGAGGCCACCAATGCCGTCTACATCGCCCATGCGCTGACCGGCGACAGCCACGTGGCCCGGGGTGCATCGACCGAACCCGGTTGGTGGGATGGTTTCGTGGGCCCGGGCAAGACCGTGGACACCAACCGCTACTTTGTTGTGGCGGCCAACATGGTTGGCGGCTGCTCCGGTTCCACCGGTCCGGCCAGCCTTGATCCGCAGGGCGTGCCCTGGGGATCCCGTTTTCCCTTCACCACCATCAAGGATTCGGTGCGCCTGGAGGCGCGGCTTGCCGATGCGCTGGGCATCAAGGCCTGGCACACCGTGCTGGGCGGTTCCATGGGCGGAGCACGTGCCCTGGAATGGGCCGTGGAGTTCCCCGAACGGGTGCGCAACTGCGTGGTGGTCGCTGCCACCGCCGAGTCCTCGGCCGAGCAGATCGCCTTTGCGCAGGCGCAGTCCGCGGCCATCCGGTTGGACCCGGACTTTGCCGGGGGCGACTACTACGCCAATGAACGCGTTCCTTCGGCAGGCCTGGGCATCGCACGGCGCATTGCGCACATCACCTACCGGACGGCTGCCGAGCTGGATGTGCGGTTCGGCCGCGCCCCGCAGGGGTCCGAGCAGCCGGTGGCCAGCGCCGGCCTGGATCGGGGCCGATACCAGGTGGAAAGCTACCTGGACCACCAGGCCGACAAACTGGTGGGTCGCTTCGATGCCAACAGCTACCTGGTGCTGACCGAGGCCTTGATGAGCCACGACGTGGGCCGCGGGCACGGATCGCTCCGGGATGCCCTGGGCAGGCTCGAAGGCGTGAATTTCCTGGTGGGTGCCGTCGACTCGGACCGCCTGTACTGGCCCGAGCAGTCCGAGCTTCTGGCCAAGACGCTGCCGAACCCGTGTGAAGTCAGATACATCACCTCGCCGATCGGCCACGACGGATTCCTGACCGACATCGAGCAGCTCAGCGAGCCGCTCAAGCGGGAGATCTTCAGCTGA
- a CDS encoding bifunctional o-acetylhomoserine/o-acetylserine sulfhydrylase, with the protein MSNDWSFETRQIHAGQEPDATTGARALPIYQTTAFVFPSAETAAARFALGDLGPIYTRIGNPTQDAVEQRIASLEGGVGALLLASGQAATTFAILNIAEAGDHIVASPSLYGGTQNLFKHTLRKLGIEVTFVSEPDDLEGWKAAVKPNTKAFFGEVVSNPRQDVLDIEAVSAIAHEAGVPLIVDNTLSTPYLIRPIEWGADIVVHSATKYLGGHGTAMAGVIVDSGNFDFAADPEKFPGFNTPDESYNGLVYARDLGVDGALGANLAYVLKARVQLLRDLGSAVAPFNAFLIAQGLETLSLRIERHVSNAVAVAEWLEAQPQVERVIYAGIPSSPWFERGRKYGPKGTGAIVSFEISGGREAGQGFVDALKLHSHVANLGDVRSLVVHPASTTHSQLTEAEQLAAGVSPGLVRLSVGIENIADIIADLRGGFEAVASLGDVELQATR; encoded by the coding sequence ATGTCTAACGACTGGTCCTTTGAAACACGTCAGATCCACGCAGGGCAGGAGCCCGACGCCACGACCGGCGCGCGCGCACTGCCGATCTACCAGACCACCGCCTTTGTGTTCCCGAGCGCGGAGACCGCCGCGGCACGCTTCGCCCTGGGCGACCTGGGGCCCATCTACACGCGCATCGGCAACCCCACCCAGGATGCCGTTGAACAGCGCATCGCCAGCCTCGAGGGCGGCGTGGGTGCGCTGCTGCTGGCCTCGGGCCAGGCGGCAACCACCTTCGCGATCCTGAACATTGCCGAGGCCGGCGACCACATCGTTGCAAGCCCCAGCCTCTATGGCGGAACCCAGAACCTGTTCAAGCACACGCTGCGCAAGCTCGGCATCGAGGTCACCTTCGTCTCGGAACCCGACGACCTCGAGGGCTGGAAGGCAGCTGTCAAGCCAAACACCAAGGCCTTCTTCGGGGAAGTGGTTTCCAACCCCCGCCAGGACGTGCTCGACATCGAAGCCGTCTCGGCGATTGCCCACGAGGCAGGCGTCCCGCTGATCGTCGACAACACCTTGTCCACCCCGTACCTGATCCGCCCCATCGAATGGGGAGCTGACATCGTCGTGCACTCGGCGACCAAGTACCTCGGCGGGCACGGCACCGCGATGGCCGGGGTCATCGTTGATTCGGGCAACTTCGACTTTGCCGCCGATCCGGAGAAGTTTCCCGGTTTCAACACCCCCGACGAGTCCTACAACGGCCTGGTGTACGCCCGGGACCTGGGCGTCGACGGTGCCCTGGGTGCGAACCTCGCCTACGTGCTCAAGGCGCGCGTGCAGCTGCTGCGCGACCTTGGCTCGGCGGTTGCTCCCTTCAACGCCTTCCTCATCGCCCAGGGGCTCGAGACCCTCTCGCTGCGCATCGAGCGACACGTCTCCAACGCCGTGGCAGTGGCCGAATGGCTCGAGGCCCAGCCACAGGTCGAACGCGTCATTTACGCCGGGATCCCCTCGAGCCCGTGGTTCGAGCGCGGACGCAAGTACGGACCCAAGGGCACCGGCGCCATCGTCTCCTTCGAGATTTCCGGCGGCCGCGAGGCAGGCCAGGGCTTCGTCGACGCGTTGAAGCTGCACTCCCACGTCGCCAACCTGGGGGATGTGCGCTCGCTGGTGGTCCACCCGGCCTCCACCACGCACTCCCAGCTCACCGAGGCCGAGCAGCTCGCCGCAGGTGTTTCCCCGGGCCTGGTCCGACTGAGCGTGGGCATCGAAAACATTGCAGACATCATCGCCGACCTGCGTGGGGGCTTCGAAGCCGTGGCCTCGCTGGGCGATGTTGAACTGCAGGCCACTCGGTGA
- a CDS encoding VOC family protein, with protein sequence MMRLDHVTYACGPDGLAATAARIGEALGLESVKGGVHPRFGTRNVIFPMKNGQYLEVVEVLNHPSSDKAPFGQAVRARSELGGGWMGWCVAVDDLAPAEARLGRGSVPGNRKFPDGQELTWRQIGINGLIADPQVPYLLRWDDGTEDLHPSKALEPVGKISSISIAGSSERVADWLGQPEQLPVGEVVVDWQAPNGTPGILSVTFETPKGSITL encoded by the coding sequence ATGATGAGGTTGGACCATGTAACTTACGCTTGTGGACCCGACGGCCTCGCGGCTACTGCCGCTCGGATCGGCGAGGCCCTTGGACTCGAATCTGTAAAGGGCGGTGTACACCCACGTTTTGGTACGCGCAATGTCATCTTCCCGATGAAGAATGGCCAGTACCTGGAAGTTGTTGAAGTCTTGAACCACCCGTCGTCGGACAAGGCGCCGTTTGGCCAGGCCGTTCGCGCCCGCTCCGAACTCGGTGGCGGCTGGATGGGCTGGTGCGTCGCTGTTGACGACCTGGCTCCGGCGGAAGCGCGGCTGGGCCGGGGTTCGGTTCCGGGCAACCGGAAATTCCCGGATGGACAGGAACTGACCTGGCGCCAGATCGGCATCAATGGCTTGATCGCCGATCCGCAGGTTCCCTACCTTCTGCGCTGGGATGACGGAACCGAGGACCTGCATCCGTCAAAGGCCCTGGAACCGGTTGGCAAGATCTCCTCGATCAGCATTGCCGGTTCCAGCGAACGCGTTGCCGACTGGCTCGGACAGCCCGAGCAGCTGCCTGTCGGCGAGGTCGTTGTCGATTGGCAGGCTCCCAACGGGACACCGGGTATCCTCTCGGTGACCTTTGAAACGCCAAAGGGATCTATCACGCTGTAG
- a CDS encoding CPBP family intramembrane glutamic endopeptidase — protein sequence MSPKASENTASSEALGRTGPEPGTRRGLKIELLIVLGLSLGQSGIYSIVNLIDKMTRAPLGSQTTSLNNSLNQRQYFDLTYQLLDIFFALAPVMLVFYLLWRIPGGNPFVRLGFDLARPFRDLGWGAGLFLAMGLGTLGVYAAGRALGLTTIIVPAALDDYWWTIPVLVFSAIRHGILEEVIVVGYFFERLARLGWGKWQIICASAVLRGSYHLYQGIGPFIGNVAMGVIFGWVYSKKGRVMPLVIAHALLDIAGFVGYALLGPAIGLGT from the coding sequence ATGAGCCCAAAAGCATCGGAGAACACCGCATCCAGCGAGGCCTTGGGGCGCACCGGCCCCGAGCCGGGCACCCGCCGCGGGCTGAAGATCGAGCTGCTGATCGTCCTGGGGCTGTCCTTGGGGCAATCTGGCATCTACTCGATCGTGAACCTCATCGACAAGATGACGCGGGCGCCGCTGGGCTCGCAGACGACCTCGTTGAACAACTCGCTGAACCAGCGCCAGTACTTCGACTTGACCTACCAGTTGCTGGACATCTTCTTTGCGCTGGCGCCGGTGATGCTGGTCTTCTACCTGCTCTGGAGGATTCCCGGAGGCAACCCCTTTGTCCGGCTCGGCTTCGACCTGGCCAGGCCGTTTCGTGACCTGGGGTGGGGAGCCGGATTGTTTCTGGCCATGGGGCTCGGGACCCTGGGCGTCTACGCGGCCGGCCGGGCCCTGGGGCTGACCACCATCATCGTGCCGGCGGCGCTGGACGACTACTGGTGGACGATTCCGGTGCTGGTCTTCTCCGCGATCCGCCACGGCATCCTGGAGGAAGTCATCGTCGTCGGGTACTTCTTTGAGCGCCTGGCGCGCCTGGGCTGGGGCAAGTGGCAGATCATTTGCGCCAGTGCCGTGCTGCGCGGCAGCTACCACCTGTACCAGGGGATCGGGCCATTCATCGGCAACGTCGCCATGGGGGTGATTTTTGGCTGGGTGTATTCGAAGAAGGGCAGGGTCATGCCGCTGGTGATCGCCCACGCCTTGCTGGATATCGCCGGGTTCGTCGGTTACGCGCTGCTCGGTCCGGCCATCGGGTTGGGGACATAA
- a CDS encoding phosphotransferase family protein produces MSREALPRELRLADALFPGPDWKKGHVDEGGQFHLVLVAPGEAVMRMSRTPGAARDMQRSVDLVEALSGRFSFLLPTALSEVWHGEGFSAVIQRYVPGAAHPPHTGDPAALRAVLEELAAVDPRPIAHLLAPPFSFRGPWTGAKADATLAALPADLAGAAALVLEAIKAFASAPVSLVHGDLAGHNMRWSGGTLRGIIDWDLASAWDPALNTAYLSMWHGADVIDAIAPNPQESWRARIWLGAMALESVYDASLNPGRDLAPLVEKVGPRLLAAAAAAG; encoded by the coding sequence ATGAGTAGAGAAGCCCTGCCCCGTGAACTTCGGCTGGCCGACGCCCTTTTCCCGGGTCCGGATTGGAAGAAAGGGCATGTCGATGAGGGCGGGCAGTTCCACCTGGTGCTGGTGGCCCCCGGCGAGGCGGTGATGCGCATGAGCCGCACCCCCGGCGCAGCCCGGGACATGCAACGGTCCGTGGACCTCGTCGAGGCGCTCTCGGGCCGGTTCAGTTTCCTGCTGCCCACCGCATTGAGCGAGGTGTGGCACGGCGAGGGGTTCTCCGCCGTCATCCAGCGCTATGTCCCGGGCGCCGCGCATCCTCCGCACACCGGGGATCCGGCGGCGCTGCGCGCGGTGTTGGAGGAACTTGCCGCCGTGGACCCGCGGCCGATCGCGCACCTGCTGGCACCGCCATTTTCCTTCCGGGGACCTTGGACAGGGGCGAAGGCCGACGCGACACTGGCGGCACTGCCGGCGGATTTGGCGGGGGCCGCGGCCCTGGTGTTGGAGGCCATCAAGGCCTTTGCGTCGGCACCCGTCTCGCTGGTCCACGGCGATTTGGCGGGGCACAACATGCGCTGGAGCGGAGGCACGCTGCGCGGAATCATCGACTGGGACCTGGCCTCGGCCTGGGATCCGGCGCTGAACACCGCATACCTGTCCATGTGGCACGGCGCGGATGTCATCGATGCCATCGCCCCGAACCCGCAGGAGTCCTGGCGTGCCCGCATATGGCTGGGCGCCATGGCCCTGGAAAGCGTGTACGACGCGTCGCTGAATCCGGGTCGGGACTTGGCCCCGCTGGTGGAAAAGGTCGGGCCGCGGCTGCTGGCCGCCGCGGCCGCCGCCGGCTAG
- a CDS encoding DeoR/GlpR family DNA-binding transcription regulator has protein sequence MKREERLNTILELLSRFGKIEVEEIVRRLEVSPATARRDLDSLAASSLLSRTHGGAVSNTVAYDLPVRYQKEDAAVQKHAIAVLAASLVTRDMVVGLSGGTTSSAIATQLGMRRDLVDDSGRTTFTVVTNAVNIASMLAVRTHVKVMVTGGVLNPRSYELVGPFAEQTLEKVTLDVAFVGINGLEAHIGPTVSDEFEASINDLMIRRARRSYLVCDSSKIGHSAFATLTRSTFSALITDDGITEEQKRGLVEAGIPVIVADPGAGVL, from the coding sequence GTGAAACGCGAAGAACGCCTCAACACCATCCTCGAACTGCTATCGCGGTTCGGGAAGATCGAGGTCGAGGAGATCGTGCGCAGGCTCGAGGTCTCCCCGGCCACCGCACGCCGGGACCTTGACTCGCTGGCTGCCTCCTCGCTGCTCTCGCGCACCCACGGGGGAGCGGTGTCCAACACCGTGGCCTACGACCTGCCGGTGCGCTACCAAAAGGAAGACGCCGCGGTGCAGAAGCACGCCATCGCGGTGCTCGCCGCCTCCCTGGTCACCCGGGACATGGTGGTGGGCCTGTCCGGGGGCACCACCTCGAGTGCCATCGCCACGCAGCTGGGGATGCGCCGCGACCTGGTCGACGACTCCGGGCGCACCACCTTCACCGTGGTGACCAATGCCGTGAACATCGCCTCGATGCTGGCGGTCCGCACGCACGTGAAGGTCATGGTCACCGGGGGAGTGCTCAACCCCAGGTCCTACGAGCTGGTCGGCCCCTTTGCCGAGCAGACCCTGGAGAAGGTCACCCTCGACGTGGCCTTCGTGGGCATCAACGGGTTGGAAGCGCACATCGGTCCGACGGTCTCGGACGAGTTCGAGGCCTCCATCAACGACCTGATGATCCGCCGGGCACGGCGCAGCTACCTGGTCTGCGACTCCTCGAAGATCGGGCACAGCGCCTTCGCCACCCTGACCCGCTCGACCTTCAGCGCCCTGATCACCGATGACGGGATCACCGAGGAGCAGAAGCGCGGACTGGTGGAGGCGGGCATCCCGGTCATCGTCGCCGACCCGGGGGCCGGCGTCCTCTAG
- a CDS encoding carbohydrate ABC transporter permease, giving the protein MSFLVTEDRASQKTVIWRMVAGLGVAALFLVPYAVMLIGSLKTRSEILSIPPSYMPREGAQWSNYLTMWDTPETPVAYNLISTIVISLCATLLVLLVATPAAYYTARFKFPGKMVFMFLVIVTQMLQPAVLTAGLFKQMLAMNLYDTWLAMILINAAFNLAFAVWIMHSFFASVPKEVDEAAQIDGAGKLRVLFKINLPLVWPGIVTAVIFTFVSCWNEFAASLVILSTAENQPLSVALTKFVGQYSTAWQYVFGVSIVAIIPVIVLFMLIEKRLIGGLSAGAVK; this is encoded by the coding sequence ATGTCGTTCCTGGTTACCGAAGACCGCGCCTCCCAAAAGACCGTCATCTGGCGCATGGTCGCCGGACTCGGCGTCGCCGCCCTGTTCCTGGTCCCGTACGCGGTCATGCTCATCGGCTCGCTCAAGACCCGCTCCGAGATCCTTTCGATCCCGCCCAGCTACATGCCCCGCGAGGGCGCCCAGTGGTCCAACTACCTGACCATGTGGGACACCCCCGAAACACCGGTGGCCTACAACCTCATCTCCACCATCGTGATTTCGCTCTGCGCCACCTTGCTGGTGCTGCTGGTGGCCACCCCGGCGGCCTACTACACCGCGCGCTTCAAGTTCCCGGGCAAGATGGTCTTCATGTTCCTGGTGATCGTCACCCAGATGCTGCAGCCGGCGGTGCTGACCGCGGGCCTGTTCAAGCAGATGCTCGCGATGAACCTGTACGACACCTGGCTGGCCATGATCCTGATCAATGCGGCCTTCAACCTGGCCTTCGCGGTGTGGATCATGCACTCCTTCTTCGCCTCGGTGCCCAAGGAGGTCGACGAGGCGGCCCAGATCGACGGGGCCGGAAAGCTGCGGGTGCTGTTCAAGATCAACCTGCCGCTGGTCTGGCCCGGCATCGTCACCGCGGTGATCTTCACCTTCGTCTCCTGCTGGAACGAATTCGCCGCCTCGCTGGTGATCCTCTCCACCGCGGAAAACCAGCCGCTGTCGGTGGCGCTGACCAAGTTCGTCGGCCAGTACTCCACGGCCTGGCAGTACGTCTTCGGCGTCTCGATCGTGGCCATCATCCCGGTGATCGTGCTGTTCATGCTCATTGAGAAGCGGCTGATCGGCGGACTGTCCGCCGGAGCTGTAAAGTAG
- a CDS encoding carbohydrate ABC transporter permease has product MSVATAPKRTAKRASAREGGSFLAALPWIGPALLLILAIVVFPAGYMIYNSTRKISQVGTDLKGVGLDNFAKVFADPALPRILLNTVVWVVVVVAFTVLISLALAQFLNKPFPGRTLIRMAVIVPWAASVVMTTTVFYYAADPNYGIFNKFLTDIGILDEGFGFTKNAVPAMAVAIVVAIFVSIPFTTYTILAGLQAIPNETLEAARMDGANRWGTYLFVILPQLRGALAVAVLINIINVFNNLPILKIITGAIPGYSADTLMTYIFKVLQFDRRLDISSALSVVNFAIVLVIVAIYVKTVKPMKEV; this is encoded by the coding sequence ATGAGCGTCGCCACCGCACCGAAGCGCACCGCCAAGCGCGCATCCGCCCGGGAAGGGGGATCGTTCCTTGCCGCGTTGCCGTGGATCGGCCCTGCTCTCTTGCTGATCCTGGCGATCGTGGTGTTCCCGGCCGGGTACATGATCTACAACTCCACCCGGAAGATCTCGCAGGTCGGCACCGACCTCAAGGGCGTGGGCCTGGACAACTTCGCCAAGGTCTTTGCCGACCCCGCGCTGCCGCGCATCCTGCTGAACACCGTGGTCTGGGTCGTGGTCGTGGTGGCGTTCACGGTGCTGATCTCCCTGGCCCTGGCCCAGTTCCTGAACAAGCCCTTCCCCGGCCGGACCCTGATCCGCATGGCAGTCATCGTCCCCTGGGCCGCCTCGGTCGTCATGACCACCACCGTGTTCTACTACGCGGCGGACCCCAACTACGGGATCTTCAACAAGTTCCTCACCGACATCGGCATCCTGGACGAGGGCTTCGGCTTCACCAAGAACGCGGTCCCGGCCATGGCCGTGGCCATCGTGGTGGCCATCTTCGTCTCCATCCCGTTCACCACCTACACGATCCTCGCCGGGCTGCAGGCCATCCCCAACGAGACCCTGGAAGCCGCCCGCATGGACGGCGCCAACCGCTGGGGAACCTACCTCTTCGTGATCCTGCCGCAGCTGCGCGGGGCCCTGGCCGTCGCGGTGCTGATCAACATCATCAACGTCTTCAACAACCTGCCGATCCTGAAGATCATCACCGGGGCCATCCCCGGCTACAGCGCCGACACGCTGATGACCTACATCTTCAAGGTCCTGCAATTCGACCGCCGGCTGGACATCTCCTCCGCGCTCTCGGTGGTCAACTTCGCGATCGTGCTGGTCATCGTCGCGATCTACGTCAAGACCGTCAAGCCCATGAAGGAGGTCTAG